The Metabacillus sediminilitoris genome window below encodes:
- a CDS encoding SDR family NAD(P)-dependent oxidoreductase, with protein sequence MFELTNRVAIVTGSGSKKGIGRTIALTLAKQGAAVVIADLNADGIQDTVQAIQEAGGKALGVELNVTNKESVDAMVEKVLAEYGRIDILVNNAGISQKVTVEDMTIEDITKVFNVNMFGLFLCSQAVLEQMKKQKFGRIISLSSVSAKRGGGVFGGAHYSASKAAVLGFSKNLAREVAVDGITVNCVAPGLVNTEIWKSLPKEDAEQVIAGIPMGRPGETEEIATTIAFLASEEASYITGEEIDINGGSHMD encoded by the coding sequence TACAATTGCCCTAACACTTGCAAAGCAAGGAGCAGCCGTTGTAATCGCTGATTTAAATGCAGATGGGATTCAAGATACAGTTCAAGCGATTCAAGAAGCTGGTGGAAAAGCATTAGGTGTAGAACTAAATGTAACGAACAAAGAATCAGTTGATGCTATGGTTGAAAAAGTTCTAGCAGAATATGGACGGATTGACATTCTTGTCAATAATGCAGGAATTTCACAAAAAGTGACAGTTGAAGATATGACAATTGAAGATATCACAAAAGTCTTTAATGTCAATATGTTTGGATTATTCCTATGCTCTCAAGCGGTATTAGAACAAATGAAAAAACAAAAGTTTGGTAGAATTATAAGCCTTTCCTCTGTATCTGCTAAAAGAGGAGGAGGGGTATTCGGGGGAGCACATTATTCAGCATCCAAAGCTGCTGTCCTAGGATTCTCTAAGAATTTGGCACGTGAAGTTGCAGTAGACGGAATTACAGTAAACTGTGTTGCACCAGGCCTTGTTAATACTGAAATATGGAAATCATTGCCTAAAGAAGATGCTGAACAAGTGATTGCTGGAATACCAATGGGCAGACCAGGTGAAACAGAAGAAATAGCAACAACAATTGCTTTCTTAGCTTCTGAAGAAGCATCTTATATTACTGGTGAAGAAATCGATATTAACGGCGGATCACATATGGATTAA
- a CDS encoding FadR/GntR family transcriptional regulator, which yields MQIYSQILSEIQSGSFKIGDKLPAERELCEQFGVSRAPIRQALSALELNGIIYSRQGEGVYVKNTQVTPDRSQSAIFFNSISPEDIVEVRMNIEPLIVKFAAQRATNEDIEELRRTIEEMEKETKAGVYVPETDEKLHYGIAKASHNDLFINMMAAINNAMKQQEMWKFIRDRTVTRPDYRDVNFKEHQLIIKAIEDHNEKEAVEIMTNHMQNLYDRYWKD from the coding sequence ATGCAAATTTATAGCCAAATCCTTTCAGAAATCCAATCGGGTTCTTTTAAAATAGGTGATAAACTTCCAGCTGAAAGAGAATTATGTGAACAGTTTGGTGTAAGCCGTGCCCCAATTCGTCAGGCACTTAGTGCGTTGGAACTAAATGGAATTATCTATTCCCGTCAAGGCGAAGGTGTTTATGTGAAAAATACTCAGGTTACACCTGATAGGTCTCAATCAGCCATATTTTTCAATTCTATTTCCCCTGAGGATATCGTTGAGGTAAGGATGAATATTGAGCCTCTTATCGTAAAATTTGCTGCGCAAAGAGCCACGAATGAAGACATAGAGGAACTTCGTAGGACAATCGAAGAGATGGAGAAAGAAACTAAAGCTGGTGTATATGTACCAGAAACAGATGAAAAATTACATTATGGCATTGCAAAGGCTTCTCATAATGATTTGTTTATCAACATGATGGCCGCTATTAATAATGCAATGAAACAACAAGAAATGTGGAAATTTATTCGCGACCGTACCGTCACACGTCCAGACTATAGAGATGTTAATTTTAAAGAGCATCAATTAATTATTAAAGCGATTGAGGATCATAACGAAAAAGAAGCAGTCGAAATTATGACGAATCATATGCAAAACTTATATGACCGGTATTGGAAAGATTAA
- a CDS encoding MFS transporter, translating to MDQHTLERTTTKKVTLRLIPFLFLCFIIAILDRVNIGFAALQMNKDLGFSNAVFGLGAGIFFIGYFLLEVPGSAMMTKVGARKWISRIMVTWAIVAVLMAFVQTPLQFYVARFVLGIAEASFYPCMVYYLSGFYQTKHHAKAIAGFMLAIPGANALGAPLSTFLLGIDWLGMAGWQWLFILEAIPAFILGVISYFYLDDKIEDVKWLNKDEKKWLIDITTKENLEKQQVKHYTFAQALKDRDVLILSVGYFCWMVGYYGINMFLPTISQGLSETTSLSMQNMGWILGLMYVCAMVVMILVGNHSDKKNERRWHVAFCLTISAIAMMISSYVADTSIILSFVFLTIALCGAFGAYSPFWAIPPSFLTGAAAGGAIALINSIGNLGGFFGPYIVGYIKDTTGSFNISMIFLGISMILSSCIIVFLVKQSGKALSKEVEKKLEKTS from the coding sequence TTGGATCAACACACATTAGAGCGTACAACGACTAAAAAAGTTACATTAAGATTAATTCCATTTCTATTTCTATGTTTTATTATTGCCATACTAGATAGGGTGAATATTGGATTTGCAGCTTTGCAAATGAACAAAGATTTAGGTTTCTCAAATGCAGTCTTTGGATTAGGAGCAGGAATCTTTTTCATTGGTTATTTCCTTTTAGAAGTACCAGGAAGTGCGATGATGACAAAAGTTGGAGCAAGAAAATGGATTAGCAGAATTATGGTTACTTGGGCTATTGTTGCAGTTTTAATGGCTTTTGTACAAACTCCATTGCAGTTTTATGTGGCACGATTTGTATTGGGGATTGCCGAGGCTAGTTTTTATCCATGTATGGTCTATTACTTAAGTGGTTTTTATCAAACGAAACATCATGCGAAAGCGATTGCAGGATTTATGTTGGCGATCCCGGGAGCAAATGCATTAGGTGCGCCACTTTCAACTTTTTTATTAGGTATTGACTGGTTAGGAATGGCTGGATGGCAATGGCTGTTTATTTTGGAAGCGATACCAGCCTTTATCTTAGGTGTGATAAGTTATTTTTATCTCGATGACAAAATTGAAGATGTAAAATGGTTAAACAAAGATGAGAAAAAATGGCTGATTGACATTACGACAAAAGAAAATCTTGAAAAACAGCAAGTAAAACATTATACATTTGCACAGGCATTGAAGGATCGTGACGTATTAATCTTATCTGTAGGATATTTTTGTTGGATGGTTGGCTATTACGGAATAAATATGTTTTTACCAACGATTTCACAAGGCTTGTCTGAGACAACATCACTCAGTATGCAAAATATGGGATGGATTTTAGGACTTATGTATGTTTGTGCCATGGTGGTGATGATTCTAGTTGGAAACCATTCTGATAAAAAGAATGAGAGACGTTGGCATGTAGCCTTTTGTTTAACAATAAGTGCTATTGCAATGATGATTAGCAGCTATGTTGCTGATACAAGTATCATCTTATCATTTGTATTTCTAACCATCGCACTGTGCGGCGCATTTGGTGCATATTCTCCATTTTGGGCGATTCCACCTTCTTTCTTAACTGGAGCTGCTGCTGGAGGTGCGATTGCCCTTATTAACAGTATAGGTAATTTAGGAGGATTCTTTGGACCATACATTGTGGGATATATTAAGGATACAACAGGATCCTTTAATATAAGTATGATTTTCTTAGGAATCAGTATGATCTTAAGTTCTTGTATTATAGTCTTCTTGGTAAAACAGTCAGGAAAGGCTTTAAGCAAGGAAGTTGAAAAGAAACTAGAAAAAACAAGTTAA
- a CDS encoding GapA-binding peptide SR1P translates to MSVELNVKQNTILCQECGEVIDTIDSSEGVKTWFGICTNCAIEKQASVID, encoded by the coding sequence ATGTCTGTGGAATTAAATGTAAAACAAAATACAATTTTATGTCAAGAATGCGGAGAAGTGATTGACACAATTGATAGCTCGGAAGGAGTTAAAACGTGGTTCGGAATCTGTACGAATTGTGCTATAGAAAAGCAAGCAAGTGTCATTGACTAA
- the tpx gene encoding thiol peroxidase: protein MAITFKNKPVSLQGNEVKVGDIAPNFTVLANDLSSITLADSKGKVRLISVVPSLDTEVCDTQTRRFNEDAANISQVEVLTISVDLPFAQNRWCGSNGLENVKTLSDHRDLSFGEAYGVHIKELRLLARAVFVIDSSDRVTYVEYVNEVTNHPDYHAAIEAAKAAK, encoded by the coding sequence ATGGCGATTACATTTAAAAATAAACCTGTTTCATTACAAGGAAATGAAGTGAAAGTTGGAGACATAGCACCTAATTTTACAGTGCTTGCAAATGATTTATCTTCTATAACACTTGCAGATTCAAAAGGAAAGGTTCGTTTAATTTCGGTAGTGCCTTCTCTAGACACAGAGGTTTGTGATACTCAAACACGACGATTTAATGAAGATGCAGCTAATATAAGTCAAGTAGAAGTGTTAACCATTAGCGTTGATTTACCGTTTGCCCAAAATAGATGGTGCGGGTCAAATGGACTTGAAAACGTAAAAACACTTTCCGACCACCGTGATCTTTCATTTGGTGAAGCTTATGGGGTTCATATAAAAGAATTACGCTTATTAGCACGTGCCGTATTTGTCATTGATTCAAGTGACAGGGTGACATATGTAGAGTATGTAAATGAAGTAACCAATCATCCTGACTATCATGCAGCAATAGAAGCTGCTAAAGCTGCAAAATAA
- the rpiB gene encoding ribose 5-phosphate isomerase B: protein MKVAIASDHGGISIRKEMISLMKEMKIDFIDLGCECETSVDYPDYALTVAEKVAKGEVDRGILICGTGIGMSIAANKVKGVRCALVHDTFSAKATREHNDSNILAMGERVIGSGLAREIAKIWLTTSFEGGRHANRVKKVTDYEEAYI, encoded by the coding sequence GTGAAAGTAGCAATTGCTTCTGATCATGGCGGTATATCCATTCGTAAGGAAATGATCTCCTTGATGAAGGAGATGAAGATAGATTTTATAGATTTGGGATGTGAATGTGAAACATCTGTTGACTATCCAGATTATGCGCTAACAGTAGCTGAGAAAGTAGCAAAAGGTGAAGTAGACCGCGGGATTTTAATCTGTGGTACAGGTATTGGAATGAGCATAGCAGCAAATAAGGTAAAGGGAGTACGCTGTGCACTTGTACATGATACGTTTAGCGCTAAGGCTACAAGAGAGCATAACGATTCCAATATATTGGCTATGGGTGAGCGTGTGATTGGTTCAGGATTAGCTCGTGAAATTGCGAAAATTTGGCTAACAACCTCTTTTGAAGGAGGGAGACATGCTAATCGTGTAAAAAAAGTGACGGATTATGAGGAAGCATACATTTAA